From a single Paludibaculum fermentans genomic region:
- a CDS encoding acyl carrier protein, translating into MSLRNSIVKLVQDTLCRGKELPVGDSESLLDAGVIDSLGMLELVKAIDKHFHITVEDEELSPDNLDSIDALTAYLKSKGVNE; encoded by the coding sequence ATGAGCCTTCGAAACAGCATCGTTAAATTGGTCCAGGACACGTTGTGCAGGGGAAAAGAGCTACCAGTCGGGGATTCCGAATCCCTGCTTGATGCCGGAGTCATCGACTCCCTGGGCATGTTGGAACTGGTCAAGGCGATCGACAAACACTTCCACATCACCGTTGAGGATGAAGAGTTGTCCCCCGACAACCTCGATTCCATCGACGCCCTCACTGCCTACCTGAAGAGCAAGGGCGTTAACGAGTGA
- a CDS encoding acyltransferase family protein — MFDRIAGPAGGKLSPILPSRIPSLDGLRAISIALVLLGHLAGTQNFPAWIHPPASLANMGVRVFFVISGFLITSLLLKEWDKTGRISLKQFYLRRIFRIFPAFYVYIGVVLVLVWAGWVAVLDGDLLHAFTYSMNYHHPHGWPLAHLWSLAVEEQFYLVWPAVFLLAGPGRAMKVAASVILLAPLIRIGTWQLFESVRPTYGQQFEAVADALASGCLLAGIYNALGAWEKYQQVLRSAWFWAAPVVLGVLQFIDKPRVQMFAGQTLMNLCILLIIERMVRYPETPAGKVLNLAPLRFMGVLSYSLYLWQQLVLNRHSTSWTAAFPVNLGFAVVLAISSYYIVERPFLRLKEKLGAAAKAKAQSPPRLPVADVTET, encoded by the coding sequence ATGTTTGATCGTATTGCGGGACCAGCCGGAGGAAAGCTGAGCCCCATCCTTCCGTCGCGGATCCCTTCCCTGGACGGGTTGAGGGCGATTTCCATCGCCCTGGTGCTGCTGGGGCATCTGGCGGGCACACAGAACTTTCCAGCCTGGATTCATCCGCCCGCTTCGCTGGCGAACATGGGTGTGCGGGTTTTCTTTGTGATCTCCGGTTTCCTGATCACTTCGCTGCTGCTGAAGGAATGGGACAAAACCGGGCGCATCTCCTTGAAACAGTTCTACCTGCGGCGCATATTCCGGATCTTCCCGGCGTTCTACGTGTATATCGGAGTGGTATTGGTGCTGGTCTGGGCGGGCTGGGTTGCCGTTCTGGATGGCGATTTGCTGCACGCCTTCACCTACTCGATGAACTATCACCATCCACACGGGTGGCCGCTGGCGCATCTGTGGTCGCTGGCGGTGGAGGAGCAGTTCTACCTGGTGTGGCCGGCCGTATTCCTGCTGGCCGGACCGGGCCGCGCCATGAAGGTGGCGGCCAGCGTGATCCTGCTGGCGCCGCTGATCCGCATAGGCACGTGGCAGCTCTTCGAGAGTGTGCGGCCCACCTACGGGCAGCAGTTCGAGGCCGTGGCGGACGCCCTGGCGAGCGGGTGCCTGCTGGCGGGCATCTATAACGCGCTGGGCGCCTGGGAGAAGTATCAGCAGGTTCTGCGCTCGGCATGGTTCTGGGCCGCGCCGGTGGTGCTGGGGGTGCTGCAGTTTATCGACAAGCCGCGGGTGCAGATGTTCGCGGGGCAGACCTTAATGAACCTCTGCATTCTGCTGATCATTGAGCGCATGGTGCGCTACCCGGAAACGCCCGCCGGCAAGGTGCTGAACCTGGCGCCGCTGCGCTTCATGGGCGTGCTGAGCTACTCGCTTTACCTGTGGCAGCAACTGGTGTTGAATCGCCATTCGACGTCCTGGACGGCCGCGTTCCCCGTGAACCTGGGGTTTGCCGTGGTGCTGGCCATCTCGTCCTACTACATCGTGGAGCGGCCGTTCCTACGGCTGAAGGAGAAGCTGGGCGCGGCGGCAAAAGCTAAGGCGCAATCGCCGCCTCGGTTGCCTGTTGCGGATGTGACCGAGACGTAA